In Hydra vulgaris chromosome 06, alternate assembly HydraT2T_AEP, a genomic segment contains:
- the LOC136081428 gene encoding uncharacterized protein LOC136081428 — protein sequence MLYNPRGSGQVECFNGIIWKSETLALKSRNLPVENWEIVLQDALHSIHPLLCTATNTKPYEKFFNFPLRSSNRQSIPTWLLEQRKVLVKKHLRSNKYNPLVKKS from the coding sequence ATGCTTTATAATCCTAGAGGAAGCGGACAGGTAGAGTGCTTTAATGGGATAATATGGAAATCAGAAACACTAGCTCTCAAATCAAGAAATCTACCAGTTGAAAACTGGGAAATTGTGCTACAAGATGCATTACACTCAATACATCCATTACTGTGCACTGCAACAAATACAAAGCCATATGAGAAGTTCTTCAATTTTCCACTGAGATCTTCAAACAGACAATCTATCCCAACCTGGCTGCTAGAACAAAGGAAAGTACTTGTAAAGAAACATCTTCGATCTAACAAATACAATCCCCTAGTTAAAAAAAGCTGA